One Dermatophagoides farinae isolate YC_2012a chromosome 1, ASM2471394v1, whole genome shotgun sequence genomic region harbors:
- the LOC124493188 gene encoding uncharacterized protein LOC124493188 isoform X1 gives MTEKYRNTPKGRIAPNGYRLCDPLPEGQILLDNEKKQWVIGKPIGLGGFGEIYQIHPKDSPSKQCVMKLDNSKGPLFVEVNFVLRACQKSQIQAFMESRNLSFLGIPRFIASGTHNGSYRFLIMEHLGEELQKVLETRRLSVKTTCRIACRIMDALEYIHDQGYIHADIKAQNILRSLKTTTTDNDVTNKRKTGKRTMEDWSDIDEDDNYYLIDYGLVERYTFQGSHKPYEPDKRKANNGTCEFRSRDAHIGVISRRSDIESLGYNLILWFYGRHPWANILKDAEKVLAKKNWAMSNIDDFLKESFSGKTFVNDEESNDSKASKTPSSKSKSNAKKTSAVAAVQQQQAKNNIPISTVVPKGFKNFFDEINQLSHDDRPNYERYKNILQDIARLNPKTGNNNLSNDSPKRSRAARSNNKQEGPKKSNNKTTSNKSKILYTNDNSECPSNTESDDTEIEDEVIDTRITSSRTTRTQTTKANQKLSPTKRTIKKQLKNKKVLPESPQTPKSVMNPRRNLRNRRNNIFDISHDDDELDSINETKKSPTNCNGMNTRNLPRYSTPLISFTPFDGDDPLFGPFEPEESLNYVTNNGNKRNQTLRSTPIINGKIKLGSKNMNSMNSIVNDENETDNTNNNNTNRRVNQCRIYINNQRCRSRKSYDDDDWNQAYQIVPDKHNTSNDNGPIMKITNGKSSKSTITMTSTTTTTTTTASSKPNNCSAKRNVQKSNNVSSKFVTPNTDSGVTETAAMQRIRLMLQNKKKK, from the exons atgaccGAAAAATATCGAAACACACCCAAAG GTCGTATTGCGCCAAATGGTTATCGTTTATGTGATCCATTACCCGAAGGACAAATTTTacttgataatgaaaaaaaacaatgggtTATCG GAAAACCCATTGGTCTTGGTGGATTCGGAGAAATCTATCAAATCCATCCGAAAGATTCTCCATCCAAACAATGTGTCATGAAATTGGACAATAGCAAAGGTCCATTATTTGTGGAAGTAAATTTTGTATTACGTGCTTGTCAAAAATCACAGATCCAGGCCTTTATGGAATCTCGTAATTTGTCGTTTCTAGGAATACCTCGTTTCATTGCTTCAGGAACCCATAATGGTAGTTATCGTTTCCTTATTATGGAGCATTTAGGTGAAGAATTACAAAAAGTTCTCGAAACTAGACGTTTAAGTGTAAAGACAACTTGCAGGATTGCCTGTAGAATAATGG ATGCACTTGAATATATTCATGATCAAGGCTATATACATGCCGATATTAAAGCGCAAAATATTTTACGTTCGTtaaagacaacaacaaccgataatgatgtaacgaataaacgaaaaactGGCAAACGAACAATGGAGGATTGGTCCGatattgatgaagatgacaATTATTATCTTATTGATTATGGCCTTGTTGAAAGATATACATTTCAAGGTTCACATAAACCATATGAACCAGATAAACGTAAAGCTAATAATGGTACATGTGAATTTCGTTCACGTGATGCACATATCGGTGTCATATCACGTCGTAGTGATATTGAATCGTTGGGTTATAATCTTATACTCTGGTTCTATGGCCGTCATCCTTGGGCTAACATACTTAAAGATGCAGAAAAGGTAttggctaaaaaaaattgggccATGTCAAATATAGATGATTTTCTCAAAGAATCATTCAGTGGTAAAACatttgttaatgatgaagaatcgaatgattcgAAAGCCTCGAAAACGCCATCAtccaaatcaaaatcgaatgcCAAAAAAACATCAGCAGTAGCAgctgttcaacaacaacaggcaAAGAATAACATTCCTATATCAACTGTTGTGCCAAAaggatttaaaaattttttcgatgaaatcaatcaactaTCACATGATGATCGTCCTAATTATGAAagatataaaaatattttacaaGATATTGCCCGATTAAATCCAAAAACtggcaataataatctatCCAATGATAGTCCGAAGCGATCTCGAGCGGCACGatcgaataataaacaaGAAGGGcctaaaaaatcaaacaataaaacGACGAGTAATAAAAGCAAAATCTTGTACACTAATGACAATTCAGAATGTCCATCCAACACTGAAAGTGATGATACCGAAATTGAAGATGAAGTAATCGATACAAGGataacatcatcaagaaCGACGAGAACGCAAACGACAAAAGCAAATCAAAAACTATCGCCAACAAAACGAACgattaaaaaacaattaaaaaataagaaaGTTTTACCAGAATCACCTCAGACACCGAAATCAGTGATGAATCCACGTAGAAATCTTCGAAACCGTAGgaataatatttttgatattagtcatgatgatgatgaattggattctattaatgaaacaaaaaaatcacccACTAATTGTAATGGAATGAATACTCGAAATTTACCACGCTATTCGACGCCGTTAATATCATTCACCCcgtttgatggtgatgatccaTTATTTGGTCCATTCGAACCGGAAGAAAGCCTTAACTATGTCACTAATAATGGcaacaaaagaaatcaaaCGCTCAGATCCACACCCATTATAAATGGTAAAATAAAACTTGGAtcgaaaaatatgaatagtATGAATAGTattgtcaatgatgaaaatgaaaccgataatactaataataacaatactAATAGAAGAGTCAATCAATGTCGAATCTATATCAATAATCAACGGTGTCGTTCACGgaaatcatatgatgatgatgattggaatcAAGCATATCAAATTGTGCCGGATAAACATAATACatccaatgataatggtccAATCATGAAAATAACCAATGGTAAATCATCCAAATCAACTATAACAATgacatcaacaacgacaacgacaacgacaactgCCTCATCAAAACCAAATAATTGTAGTGCTAAACGTAATGtacaaaaatcgaataatgtttcatcaaaatttgttACACCAAATACCGATAGTGGTGTAACAGAAACGGCTGCAATGCAACGAATTCGATTAATGTTGCagaataagaagaaaaaatga
- the LOC124493194 gene encoding proton-coupled amino acid transporter-like protein acs, which yields MSHGPSMSETTTLQALMTLLKCYIGTGILSMPKAFADSGYIFGVLGVILIGFLCNLCIHMLVQINQVLVTKPEQIPYDYQELAQLSFENGPKKLREYGQMSRKILTICLCLSQTGFCCAYALFIAKNLLQFAINLEIGFWHEDDVVYFLCLLLPIMIALNFIKSIYHLSLGSLFANVVQMASLLIILYNLVTNIPYIGDRKPFNHKLPQFVSTTAFTFEGITVTMPLYRSMKKRENFAKPFGVLNMAILFVIILYSSVGFLGYLKYGEDVGASITFSLPNEPLYIAVQFMYAFSITFSYPIQMYVAIHLMWPTIRDYLMERKKSELIVNMSDYMFRSSLVILTFVLAASIPELDLIIELIGAFACTSVAIIIPTVLHLVTFFERKSGLSRKWLIIKNTSILVFGLLVLCTGTYFSLVGIVERFQEKVESFDAASSLSPMFDNNNNNNNNSSVNVTGKMPFWFDKLINLTHVATTNDDQSLNL from the exons ATGTCACACGGACCATCTATGagtgaaacaacaacattgcaAGCATTGATGACATTGCTTAAATGTTATATCGGCACTGGTATATTATCAATGCCAAAAGCATTCGCTGATTCTGGTTATATATTCGGTGTACTTGGTGTCATTCTTATCGGTTTTCTGTGTAATCTATGCATTCATATGCTCGTTCAAATTAATCAAGTATTGGTTACAAAACCGGAACAAATTCCCTATGATTATCAAGAg CTAGCACAATTATCATTCGAGAATGGACCAAAAAAATTACGAGAATACGGTCAAATGTCTAGGAAAATATTGACCATATGTCTTTGTCTATCACAAACCGGATTCTGTTGTGCATATGCACTGTTTATTGCGAAAAATCTACTACAATTTGCCATCAATTTGGAGATAGGTTTTTGGCATGAAGATGATGTCGTCTATTTTCTATGTTTATTACTACCCATAATGATAgcattgaattttataaaaaGTATTTACCATCTATCTTTGGGATCATTATTCGCCAATGTTGTACAAATGGCAAgtttattgatcattttatataATCTGGTCACAAATATTCCATATATTGGTGATCGTAAACCATTCAATCATAAATTGCCACAATTTGTCAGTACAACAGCATTTACGTTCGAAGGCATTACAGTG ACAATGCCATTATATcgttcaatgaaaaaacggGAAAATTTCGCTAAACCTTTTGGTGTACTTAACATGGCCATATTATTTGTCATAATATTATATTCATCTGTAGGATTCTTAGGTTATCTTAAATATGGTGAAGATGTTGGTGCTAGTATTACATTTTCATTACCAAATGAACCATTATATATTGCCGTACAATTTATGTATGCATTTTCCATCACATTTTCATATCCGATACAAATGTATGTTGCCATTCATTTAATGTGGCCAACCATACGTGATTATTTGAtggaaaggaaaaaatccGAACTTATTGTAAACATGTCTGATTACATGTTTCGTTCGTCATTAGTTATTTTGACAT TTGTATTGGCCGCTTCCATACCTGAACTTGATCTAATCATCGAATTAATCGGTGCATTTGCCTGTACATCGGTTGCCATAATCATACCAACAGTATTGCATTTGGTTACATTTTTTGAACGTAAAAGTGGTCTATCTCGTAAATGGCTCATCATAAAGAATACATCGATTCTAGTATTTGGCCTATTGGTATTATGTACTGGCACATATTTCTCATTAGTTGGGATTGTGGAAAGATTCCAAGAAAAAGTTGAATCATTCGATGCTGcatcgtcattatcaccaatgtttgacaataataataataataataataactcaTCTGTAAATGTAACCGGTAAAATGCCATTTTGGTTTGATAAACTAATCAATTTAACGCATGTAGCTAcaacgaatgatgatcagtCATTGaatctataa
- the LOC124493188 gene encoding uncharacterized protein LOC124493188 isoform X2, with the protein MTEKYRNTPKGRIAPNGYRLCDPLPEGQILLDNEKKQWVIGKPIGLGGFGEIYQIHPKDSPSKQCVMKLDNSKGPLFVEVNFVLRACQKSQIQAFMESRNLSFLGIPRFIASGTHNGSYRFLIMEHLGEELQKVLETRRLSVKTTCRIAYALEYIHDQGYIHADIKAQNILRSLKTTTTDNDVTNKRKTGKRTMEDWSDIDEDDNYYLIDYGLVERYTFQGSHKPYEPDKRKANNGTCEFRSRDAHIGVISRRSDIESLGYNLILWFYGRHPWANILKDAEKVLAKKNWAMSNIDDFLKESFSGKTFVNDEESNDSKASKTPSSKSKSNAKKTSAVAAVQQQQAKNNIPISTVVPKGFKNFFDEINQLSHDDRPNYERYKNILQDIARLNPKTGNNNLSNDSPKRSRAARSNNKQEGPKKSNNKTTSNKSKILYTNDNSECPSNTESDDTEIEDEVIDTRITSSRTTRTQTTKANQKLSPTKRTIKKQLKNKKVLPESPQTPKSVMNPRRNLRNRRNNIFDISHDDDELDSINETKKSPTNCNGMNTRNLPRYSTPLISFTPFDGDDPLFGPFEPEESLNYVTNNGNKRNQTLRSTPIINGKIKLGSKNMNSMNSIVNDENETDNTNNNNTNRRVNQCRIYINNQRCRSRKSYDDDDWNQAYQIVPDKHNTSNDNGPIMKITNGKSSKSTITMTSTTTTTTTTASSKPNNCSAKRNVQKSNNVSSKFVTPNTDSGVTETAAMQRIRLMLQNKKKK; encoded by the exons atgaccGAAAAATATCGAAACACACCCAAAG GTCGTATTGCGCCAAATGGTTATCGTTTATGTGATCCATTACCCGAAGGACAAATTTTacttgataatgaaaaaaaacaatgggtTATCG GAAAACCCATTGGTCTTGGTGGATTCGGAGAAATCTATCAAATCCATCCGAAAGATTCTCCATCCAAACAATGTGTCATGAAATTGGACAATAGCAAAGGTCCATTATTTGTGGAAGTAAATTTTGTATTACGTGCTTGTCAAAAATCACAGATCCAGGCCTTTATGGAATCTCGTAATTTGTCGTTTCTAGGAATACCTCGTTTCATTGCTTCAGGAACCCATAATGGTAGTTATCGTTTCCTTATTATGGAGCATTTAGGTGAAGAATTACAAAAAGTTCTCGAAACTAGACGTTTAAGTGTAAAGACAACTTGCAGGATTGCCT ATGCACTTGAATATATTCATGATCAAGGCTATATACATGCCGATATTAAAGCGCAAAATATTTTACGTTCGTtaaagacaacaacaaccgataatgatgtaacgaataaacgaaaaactGGCAAACGAACAATGGAGGATTGGTCCGatattgatgaagatgacaATTATTATCTTATTGATTATGGCCTTGTTGAAAGATATACATTTCAAGGTTCACATAAACCATATGAACCAGATAAACGTAAAGCTAATAATGGTACATGTGAATTTCGTTCACGTGATGCACATATCGGTGTCATATCACGTCGTAGTGATATTGAATCGTTGGGTTATAATCTTATACTCTGGTTCTATGGCCGTCATCCTTGGGCTAACATACTTAAAGATGCAGAAAAGGTAttggctaaaaaaaattgggccATGTCAAATATAGATGATTTTCTCAAAGAATCATTCAGTGGTAAAACatttgttaatgatgaagaatcgaatgattcgAAAGCCTCGAAAACGCCATCAtccaaatcaaaatcgaatgcCAAAAAAACATCAGCAGTAGCAgctgttcaacaacaacaggcaAAGAATAACATTCCTATATCAACTGTTGTGCCAAAaggatttaaaaattttttcgatgaaatcaatcaactaTCACATGATGATCGTCCTAATTATGAAagatataaaaatattttacaaGATATTGCCCGATTAAATCCAAAAACtggcaataataatctatCCAATGATAGTCCGAAGCGATCTCGAGCGGCACGatcgaataataaacaaGAAGGGcctaaaaaatcaaacaataaaacGACGAGTAATAAAAGCAAAATCTTGTACACTAATGACAATTCAGAATGTCCATCCAACACTGAAAGTGATGATACCGAAATTGAAGATGAAGTAATCGATACAAGGataacatcatcaagaaCGACGAGAACGCAAACGACAAAAGCAAATCAAAAACTATCGCCAACAAAACGAACgattaaaaaacaattaaaaaataagaaaGTTTTACCAGAATCACCTCAGACACCGAAATCAGTGATGAATCCACGTAGAAATCTTCGAAACCGTAGgaataatatttttgatattagtcatgatgatgatgaattggattctattaatgaaacaaaaaaatcacccACTAATTGTAATGGAATGAATACTCGAAATTTACCACGCTATTCGACGCCGTTAATATCATTCACCCcgtttgatggtgatgatccaTTATTTGGTCCATTCGAACCGGAAGAAAGCCTTAACTATGTCACTAATAATGGcaacaaaagaaatcaaaCGCTCAGATCCACACCCATTATAAATGGTAAAATAAAACTTGGAtcgaaaaatatgaatagtATGAATAGTattgtcaatgatgaaaatgaaaccgataatactaataataacaatactAATAGAAGAGTCAATCAATGTCGAATCTATATCAATAATCAACGGTGTCGTTCACGgaaatcatatgatgatgatgattggaatcAAGCATATCAAATTGTGCCGGATAAACATAATACatccaatgataatggtccAATCATGAAAATAACCAATGGTAAATCATCCAAATCAACTATAACAATgacatcaacaacgacaacgacaacgacaactgCCTCATCAAAACCAAATAATTGTAGTGCTAAACGTAATGtacaaaaatcgaataatgtttcatcaaaatttgttACACCAAATACCGATAGTGGTGTAACAGAAACGGCTGCAATGCAACGAATTCGATTAATGTTGCagaataagaagaaaaaatga